From the Sebastes umbrosus isolate fSebUmb1 chromosome 2, fSebUmb1.pri, whole genome shotgun sequence genome, one window contains:
- the cops2 gene encoding COP9 signalosome complex subunit 2 isoform X2: MSDMEDDFMCDDEEDYDLEYSEDSNSEPNVDLENQYYNSKALKEDDPKAALSSFQKVLELEGEKGEWGFKALKQMIKINFKLTNFPEMMNRYKQLLTYIRSAVTRNYSEKSINSILDYISTSKQMDLLQEFYETTLDALKDAKNDRLWFKTNTKLGKLYLEREEYGKLQKILRQLHQSCQTDDGEDDLKKGTQLLEIYALEIQMYTAQKNNKKLKALYEQSLHIKSAIPHPLIMGVIRECGGKMHLREGEFEKAHTDFFEAFKNYDESGSPRRTTCLKYLVLANMLMKSGINPFDSQEAKPYKNDPEILAMTNLVSAYQNNDITEFEKILKTNHSNIMDDPFIREHIEELLRNIRTQVLIKLIKPYTRIHIPFISKELNIDVCDVESLLVQCILDNTIHGRIDQVNQLLELDYQKRGGARYTALDKWTNQLNSLNQAIVSKLT, encoded by the exons ATGTCAGACATGGAAGACGACTTCATGTGCGACGATGAAGAAGATTACGACCTG GAATACTCAGAGGACAGTAACTCAGAGCCCAATGTGGACCTGGAGAACCAGTACTACAACTCCAAAGCCTTGAAGGAGGATGATCCCAAAGCAGCGCTCAGCAGTTTCCAGAAG GTACTAGAACtggaaggagagaaaggagaatgGGGATTCAAAGCACTGAAGCAGATGATCAAAATCAACTTCAAGCTG ACAAACTTTCCAGAGATGATGAACAGGTACAAACAGCTCCTTACATACATCAGAAGTGCTGTCACCAGGAACTACTCAGAGAAGTCCATCAACTCCATTCTGGACTATATCTCTACCTCCAAACAG ATGGACTTACTACAGGAGTTCTACGAAACCACATTGGATGCTTTGAAAGATGCGAAAAATGACAGACTGTGGTTTAAAACTAACACAAAG TTGGGGAAGCTTTACTTGGAGAGAGAAGAGTATGGGAAACTGCAAAAGATCCTTCGGCAACTTCATCAGTCATGTCAG ACAGATGATGGAGAGGATGACCTGAAGAAAGGCACACAGCTGTTGGAGATCTATGCTCTGGAGATCCAGATGTACACagcacagaaaaacaacaagaaattGAAAGCCCTGTATGAGCAGTCACTTCACATTAAATCTGCCATTCCTCACCCGCTCATAATGGGAGTTATCAGAG AGTGTGGCGGGAAGATGCATTTGAGAGAGGGTGAGTTTGAGAAAGCTCACACAGACTTCTTTGAGGCCTTTAAAAACTATGATGAGTCCGGCAGCCCAAGAAGGACGACATGCCTGAAGTACCTGGTCCTAGCCAACATGCTGATGAAGTCGGGAATAAACCCTTTTGACTCACAAGAG GCCAAACCATACAAAAATGACCCGGAGATCCTAGCAATGACAAACTTAGTAAG CGCCTACCAGAACAATGACATCACTGAATTTGAGAAAATCTTGAAAACAAATCACAGTAACATAATGGACGACCCCTTCATTAGAGAGCACATAGAGG agcTCCTGCGGAACATTAGAACTCAAGTACTTATCAAACTCATCAAACCGTACACGAGAATACACATCCCTTTCATTTCTAAG GAGCTGAACAttgatgtgtgtgatgtggagaGTTTGCTGGTGCAGTGCATCTTGGATAA caCAATCCACGGCCGAATTGACCAAGTCAACCAGCTACTAGAACTGGACTACCAGAAGAGAGGAGGGGCTCGCTACACAGCTTTAGACAAATGGACAAATCAGCTGAACTCTCTCAACCAAGCCATTGTTAGCAAGCTCACATGA
- the cops2 gene encoding COP9 signalosome complex subunit 2 isoform X1 gives MSDMEDDFMCDDEEDYDLVSEYSEDSNSEPNVDLENQYYNSKALKEDDPKAALSSFQKVLELEGEKGEWGFKALKQMIKINFKLTNFPEMMNRYKQLLTYIRSAVTRNYSEKSINSILDYISTSKQMDLLQEFYETTLDALKDAKNDRLWFKTNTKLGKLYLEREEYGKLQKILRQLHQSCQTDDGEDDLKKGTQLLEIYALEIQMYTAQKNNKKLKALYEQSLHIKSAIPHPLIMGVIRECGGKMHLREGEFEKAHTDFFEAFKNYDESGSPRRTTCLKYLVLANMLMKSGINPFDSQEAKPYKNDPEILAMTNLVSAYQNNDITEFEKILKTNHSNIMDDPFIREHIEELLRNIRTQVLIKLIKPYTRIHIPFISKELNIDVCDVESLLVQCILDNTIHGRIDQVNQLLELDYQKRGGARYTALDKWTNQLNSLNQAIVSKLT, from the exons ATGTCAGACATGGAAGACGACTTCATGTGCGACGATGAAGAAGATTACGACCTGGTATCT GAATACTCAGAGGACAGTAACTCAGAGCCCAATGTGGACCTGGAGAACCAGTACTACAACTCCAAAGCCTTGAAGGAGGATGATCCCAAAGCAGCGCTCAGCAGTTTCCAGAAG GTACTAGAACtggaaggagagaaaggagaatgGGGATTCAAAGCACTGAAGCAGATGATCAAAATCAACTTCAAGCTG ACAAACTTTCCAGAGATGATGAACAGGTACAAACAGCTCCTTACATACATCAGAAGTGCTGTCACCAGGAACTACTCAGAGAAGTCCATCAACTCCATTCTGGACTATATCTCTACCTCCAAACAG ATGGACTTACTACAGGAGTTCTACGAAACCACATTGGATGCTTTGAAAGATGCGAAAAATGACAGACTGTGGTTTAAAACTAACACAAAG TTGGGGAAGCTTTACTTGGAGAGAGAAGAGTATGGGAAACTGCAAAAGATCCTTCGGCAACTTCATCAGTCATGTCAG ACAGATGATGGAGAGGATGACCTGAAGAAAGGCACACAGCTGTTGGAGATCTATGCTCTGGAGATCCAGATGTACACagcacagaaaaacaacaagaaattGAAAGCCCTGTATGAGCAGTCACTTCACATTAAATCTGCCATTCCTCACCCGCTCATAATGGGAGTTATCAGAG AGTGTGGCGGGAAGATGCATTTGAGAGAGGGTGAGTTTGAGAAAGCTCACACAGACTTCTTTGAGGCCTTTAAAAACTATGATGAGTCCGGCAGCCCAAGAAGGACGACATGCCTGAAGTACCTGGTCCTAGCCAACATGCTGATGAAGTCGGGAATAAACCCTTTTGACTCACAAGAG GCCAAACCATACAAAAATGACCCGGAGATCCTAGCAATGACAAACTTAGTAAG CGCCTACCAGAACAATGACATCACTGAATTTGAGAAAATCTTGAAAACAAATCACAGTAACATAATGGACGACCCCTTCATTAGAGAGCACATAGAGG agcTCCTGCGGAACATTAGAACTCAAGTACTTATCAAACTCATCAAACCGTACACGAGAATACACATCCCTTTCATTTCTAAG GAGCTGAACAttgatgtgtgtgatgtggagaGTTTGCTGGTGCAGTGCATCTTGGATAA caCAATCCACGGCCGAATTGACCAAGTCAACCAGCTACTAGAACTGGACTACCAGAAGAGAGGAGGGGCTCGCTACACAGCTTTAGACAAATGGACAAATCAGCTGAACTCTCTCAACCAAGCCATTGTTAGCAAGCTCACATGA